In Populus alba chromosome 1, ASM523922v2, whole genome shotgun sequence, a single window of DNA contains:
- the LOC118046221 gene encoding ras-related protein Rab7: MATRRRMLLKVIILGDSGVGKTSLMNQFVNRRFSNQYKATIGADFLTKEVYFEDRLFTLQIWDTAGQERFQSLGVAFYRGADCCVLVHDVNVMKSFENLNNWREEFLIQASPSDPENFPFVVVGNKIDVDGGNSRVVSEKKAKAWCAAKGNIPYFETSAKEGFNVDAAFQSIAKNALKNEPEEEIYLPDTIDVAGGGRQQTSTGCEC; this comes from the exons ATGGCTACTCGTAGACGCATGCTCTTGAAGGTTATAATTCTCGGTGACAGCGG GGTAGGCAAGACATCACTAATGAATCA GTTTGTGAATCGAAGGTTCAGTAATCAATACAAGGCGACGATAGGAGCTGACTTCTTAACCAAAGAAGTCTATTTTGAGGATAGATTGTTCACATTGCAG ATATGGGATACTGCAGGACAAGAGAGGTTTCAAAGTCTTGGAGTGGCTTTCTACCGTGGTGCAGACTGTTGTGTTCTTGTGCATGATGTGAATGTCATGAAGTCATTTGAGAATCTTAATAATTGGCGAGAAGAGTTTCTGATTCAG GCTAGCCCATCCGACCCTGAAAACTTCCCATTTGTTGTGGTGGGGAACAAGATAGATGTTGATGGAGGCAATAGTCGAGTG GTTTCTGAGAAGAAAGCGAAGGCATGGTGCGCTGCTAAGGGAAACATACCTTACTTTGAGACATCTGCAAAAGAAGGCTTCAATGTGGACGCTGCATTTCAGTCTATAGCCAAAAATGCGCTTAAGAATGAACCTGAAGAAGAAAT ATACCTTCCTGACACCATTGATGTTGCCGGTGGAGGGCGACAACAAACGTCCACCGGGTGCGAATGTTAA